A single window of Mustela erminea isolate mMusErm1 chromosome 4, mMusErm1.Pri, whole genome shotgun sequence DNA harbors:
- the GJE1 gene encoding putative gap junction epsilon-1 protein, with the protein MSLNYIKNFYEGCVKPPTVIGQFHTLFFGSVRMFFLGVLGFAVYGNEALHFSCDPDKREINLFCYNQFRPITPQVFWALQLVIVLVPGAIFHLYAACKSINQECILQKPVYTVIYILSVLLRISLEVIAFWLQIHLFGFQVKPLYLCDAGSLGKKFTIIKCMVPEHFEKTIFLIAMYAFTVITVVLCVAEVFEIIFRRFCFLIRQ; encoded by the exons ATGTCTTTGAATTACATCAAAAACTTCTATGAAGGATGT GTGAAGCCTCCAACTGTGATCGGTCAATTCCACACCCTTTTCTTTGGATCAGTAAGAATGTTCTTCCTTGGGGTGTTAGGCTTTGCGGTCTATGGGAATGAAGCTTTGCACTTCAGTTGTGATccagacaaaagagaaataaatctcttCTGTTATAATCAGTTTAGGCCAATCACTCCACAA GTGTTCTGGGCGTTACAACTAGTGATTGTCCTGGTTCCTGGAGCTATTTTCCATCTTTATGCTGCATGTAAAAGCATCAATCAAGAATGCATTCTTCAAAAGCCTGTCTACACTGTGATTTATATCCTCTCTGTTTTATTAAGAATCAGTCTAGAGGTGATAGCATTTTGGCTTCAGATTCACCTCTTTGGTTTCCAAGTTAAACCCCTTTACTTGTGTGATGCTGGATCTCTTGGGAAAAAGTTTACTATTATAAAATGCATGGTGCCGGAACACTTTGAGAAGACCATTTTTCTCATTGCAATGTATGCATTTACTGTGATTACAGTAGTATTATGTGTTGCTGAAGTTTTTGAGATCATATTTAGAAGATTTTGCTTTCTAATCAGGCAATGA